The following coding sequences lie in one Frigoribacterium sp. SL97 genomic window:
- a CDS encoding sensor histidine kinase gives MAGEGRLTGPLPLGPLRPPRNPISRALLDKVLGRIIAAAGLVFGLQALPGMIGQVGSMQLAWAWVIGLAMFGGFLALVVASLVQRGVTTVEAFVAIAYLIALVTWPLAVDDPSEVQASVPWLWYLCTVATASAASAFSTWIATGYLFVAPAVYGFIRLTPSGGAVSPQRATLDSVYAILLGGAVLILVVILRQAAANVDQAQATAVARYSEAIREHATELERVQVDAIVHDSVLTTFIQAARAWSPEERELSTNMARNAMSHLSAAASTTPFDESDTTVTGMVDRIAAAVSDLGVSVELRRGPIEGEGIPSTAAEALYSAAVQALVNSSQHAGDAPGVRRWVDVTREATGLTTVEVGDTGKGFEPATVPTERLGVRVSIHERLNNAGGLATIDSAPGRGTLVRLQWPVGALLEGGSAPRPSPDRADETGIPEGVA, from the coding sequence ATGGCCGGTGAGGGTCGGCTGACCGGCCCGCTCCCGCTCGGGCCCCTGCGGCCCCCGCGCAACCCGATCAGTCGTGCCCTGCTCGACAAGGTGCTGGGGCGCATCATCGCCGCGGCCGGTCTCGTGTTCGGCCTGCAGGCCCTGCCCGGGATGATCGGTCAGGTCGGGAGCATGCAGCTCGCCTGGGCCTGGGTGATCGGCCTGGCCATGTTCGGCGGGTTCCTGGCGTTGGTCGTGGCGAGCCTCGTGCAGCGCGGCGTGACCACGGTCGAGGCCTTCGTCGCGATCGCCTACCTGATCGCGCTGGTCACCTGGCCCCTCGCCGTCGACGACCCCAGCGAGGTCCAGGCGAGCGTGCCCTGGCTCTGGTACCTGTGCACCGTCGCCACGGCCTCGGCCGCGTCGGCGTTCTCCACCTGGATCGCGACCGGCTACCTCTTCGTCGCCCCCGCCGTCTACGGCTTCATCCGCCTGACGCCGTCGGGCGGAGCGGTCTCCCCGCAGCGCGCGACCCTCGACTCCGTCTACGCGATCCTGCTCGGCGGTGCGGTCCTGATCCTCGTGGTGATCCTGCGCCAGGCGGCCGCGAACGTCGACCAGGCCCAGGCGACCGCGGTCGCGCGGTACTCCGAGGCGATCCGCGAGCACGCCACCGAGCTCGAACGGGTGCAGGTCGACGCCATCGTGCACGACAGCGTCCTCACGACCTTCATCCAGGCGGCCAGGGCCTGGTCACCCGAAGAGCGTGAGCTGTCGACCAACATGGCCCGGAACGCGATGTCCCACCTCTCGGCGGCGGCGAGCACGACTCCGTTCGACGAGTCCGACACGACGGTCACGGGCATGGTCGACCGCATCGCGGCCGCCGTGTCGGACCTGGGCGTCTCGGTCGAGCTGCGCCGGGGCCCGATCGAGGGCGAGGGCATCCCGTCCACCGCCGCGGAGGCCCTCTACTCGGCCGCCGTGCAGGCCCTGGTGAACAGTTCCCAGCACGCCGGGGACGCGCCCGGTGTCCGGCGGTGGGTCGACGTCACCCGCGAGGCGACCGGCCTCACGACCGTCGAGGTCGGCGACACGGGCAAGGGCTTCGAGCCGGCGACGGTGCCGACCGAGCGTCTGGGTGTCCGGGTGTCGATCCACGAGAGGCTGAACAACGCCGGCGGACTCGCGACCATCGACTCGGCACCGGGGCGCGGAACCCTCGTGCGACTGCAGTGGCCGGTCGGCGCCCTCCTCGAGGGGGGATCGGCTCCCCGTCCCTCGCCCGACCGCGCCGACGAGACGGGCATCCCGGAGGGCGTCGCGTGA
- a CDS encoding response regulator transcription factor, whose protein sequence is MSDITTETPIATRQTAPVRVAVVDDHESVRLGIQAACQNEGFEVILTAAGVQEFVENLAGREVDVVVLDLSLGDGSTVTENVKRVQATGSAVLVHSIADRVASVREALAAGAAGVIPKSSATKTVMAAVATVARGDVLNNLEWASAIDADRDFAKAQLGRREREILHLYASGLPLKLAAQQLGIGYSTAREYLDRIRVKYVEVGRPAPTKVDLLRRAVEDGILPGLDADGGDGR, encoded by the coding sequence GTGTCAGACATCACGACCGAGACCCCCATCGCCACCCGCCAGACAGCACCCGTGCGGGTCGCCGTCGTCGACGACCACGAGTCGGTGCGGCTCGGCATCCAGGCCGCGTGCCAGAACGAGGGCTTCGAGGTGATCCTCACCGCCGCCGGCGTGCAGGAGTTCGTCGAGAACCTCGCGGGTCGCGAGGTCGACGTCGTCGTCCTCGACCTGTCGCTCGGCGACGGCTCGACCGTCACCGAGAACGTCAAGCGCGTCCAGGCGACGGGGTCGGCCGTCCTCGTGCACAGCATCGCCGACCGGGTCGCCTCGGTCCGTGAGGCGCTCGCCGCGGGGGCGGCCGGCGTCATCCCGAAGTCCTCCGCCACGAAGACCGTCATGGCCGCGGTCGCCACGGTCGCCCGCGGCGACGTGCTCAACAACCTCGAGTGGGCGAGCGCGATCGATGCCGACCGCGACTTCGCCAAGGCCCAGTTGGGTCGTCGCGAGCGCGAGATCCTGCACCTCTACGCCTCGGGTCTGCCGCTGAAGCTGGCCGCCCAGCAGCTCGGCATCGGCTACTCGACGGCCCGCGAGTACCTCGACCGCATCCGCGTCAAGTACGTCGAGGTCGGACGCCCGGCACCCACCAAGGTCGACCTCCTCCGTCGCGCCGTCGAGGACGGCATCCTGCCGGGGCTCGACGCGGACGGTGGCGATGGCCGGTGA
- a CDS encoding class I SAM-dependent RNA methyltransferase yields the protein MGDMLGREVELDVTGIAHGGISVARLDGRVVFVTDTLPGEKVVARITDDRKKAFWRADTVRVLEASEHRRPHVWGAAALEVDPTDRAGGAEFGHVELGHQRELKRRVVVDALTRMGGIADADGRVSVEALPGDDERGGTGWRTRLRLHLDAEGRPGQYAARSHRVVHVPDLPLASPEVAEVAPLGDAFPGEEHVDVVAPSGGGARLIIGRQARSTITEVVGDREFRLDDGGFWQVHREAAATLTAAVQTMIDPERFDPKGANLDLYGGVGLLAAAVGDRFGAGTRITSVESDERATEHASENLAEWIGASAVTGRVERWLRQTASQASDAERERLAAATVVLDPPRSGAGRDVVSEIAALRPAQVVYVACDPVALARDVALFAERGYALDALQAYDLFPNTHHVETVVRLLPA from the coding sequence ATGGGAGACATGCTGGGCCGCGAGGTCGAACTGGACGTGACGGGCATCGCACACGGGGGCATCTCGGTGGCCAGACTCGACGGGCGGGTCGTGTTCGTGACCGACACCCTGCCCGGCGAGAAGGTCGTGGCGCGCATCACCGACGACCGCAAGAAGGCGTTCTGGCGGGCCGACACGGTGCGCGTCCTCGAGGCGAGCGAGCACCGTCGGCCCCACGTGTGGGGCGCGGCCGCCCTCGAGGTCGATCCGACCGACCGTGCCGGCGGCGCCGAGTTCGGGCACGTCGAGCTCGGCCACCAGCGCGAGCTGAAGCGACGCGTGGTGGTCGACGCGCTGACCCGCATGGGCGGGATCGCCGACGCCGACGGCCGCGTCTCGGTCGAGGCCCTGCCCGGCGACGACGAGCGCGGCGGCACCGGGTGGCGCACGCGGCTGCGCCTGCACCTCGACGCCGAGGGGCGTCCCGGTCAGTACGCGGCTCGGTCGCACCGGGTCGTGCACGTGCCCGACCTGCCGCTCGCGTCGCCGGAGGTCGCCGAGGTGGCGCCGCTGGGTGACGCCTTCCCCGGCGAGGAACACGTCGACGTCGTCGCCCCGAGCGGCGGAGGCGCGCGTCTGATCATCGGGCGGCAGGCCCGCTCGACCATCACCGAGGTCGTCGGCGACCGCGAGTTCCGGCTCGACGACGGCGGCTTCTGGCAGGTGCACCGCGAGGCAGCGGCCACGCTCACCGCCGCCGTGCAGACCATGATCGACCCCGAGCGCTTCGACCCGAAGGGCGCCAACCTCGACCTGTACGGCGGGGTCGGACTCCTCGCCGCCGCCGTGGGGGACCGCTTCGGTGCGGGGACGCGCATCACGAGCGTCGAGAGCGACGAGCGGGCCACCGAGCACGCGTCCGAGAACCTGGCCGAGTGGATCGGCGCGTCGGCCGTGACAGGACGCGTCGAGCGCTGGTTGCGCCAGACCGCGTCGCAGGCGAGCGACGCCGAGCGCGAGCGCCTCGCCGCCGCGACGGTCGTGCTCGACCCGCCCCGCTCGGGCGCCGGGCGCGACGTGGTGTCCGAGATCGCGGCCCTCCGCCCGGCCCAGGTCGTCTACGTCGCGTGCGACCCGGTCGCCCTCGCCCGGGACGTGGCCCTCTTCGCCGAGCGGGGCTACGCGCTCGACGCCCTGCAGGCGTACGACCTCTTCCCGAACACGCACCACGTCGAGACGGTGGTGCGCCTGCTGCCGGCCTGA
- a CDS encoding Maf family protein produces the protein MTVPLYLASTSPARLALLRAAGVEPVLISPGVDEEAAVAVESTRLGRALTAAETVQHLARLKAEAVLDTVVDGRPPDGLVLGGDSAFEFDGEVHGKPHEPALALDRWRRMAEIGHGTLWSGHWLVDHRGGAPRVTAETPSGGAGRVASASLTFADDLDPRELAAYVETGEPLEVAGAFTIDGRASAFITHIEGTPSAVVGLSVPVLRSLVRGFGVPWHELWTSPTAGSL, from the coding sequence ATGACCGTCCCGCTCTACCTGGCCAGCACCTCCCCCGCCCGTCTCGCCCTGCTGCGCGCCGCCGGCGTCGAGCCGGTGCTGATCAGTCCCGGTGTCGACGAAGAGGCCGCGGTCGCGGTCGAGTCGACACGCCTCGGCCGCGCGCTCACGGCGGCCGAGACGGTGCAGCACCTCGCCAGGCTCAAGGCCGAGGCCGTGCTCGACACGGTCGTCGACGGCCGCCCGCCCGACGGGTTGGTCCTCGGGGGCGACAGCGCCTTCGAGTTCGACGGCGAGGTGCACGGCAAACCCCACGAGCCCGCCCTGGCGCTCGACCGGTGGCGCCGCATGGCCGAGATCGGCCACGGCACCCTCTGGTCGGGTCACTGGCTGGTCGACCACCGCGGTGGCGCTCCGCGCGTCACCGCCGAGACCCCTTCGGGAGGCGCGGGCCGGGTCGCGAGCGCGTCCCTCACCTTCGCCGACGACCTCGACCCGCGCGAGCTCGCGGCCTACGTCGAGACGGGCGAGCCGCTCGAGGTCGCGGGGGCCTTCACGATCGATGGTCGGGCATCCGCGTTCATCACGCACATCGAGGGCACCCCGAGCGCCGTCGTCGGACTCTCGGTGCCCGTGCTGCGGTCGCTCGTCCGGGGCTTCGGCGTGCCGTGGCACGAGCTGTGGACCTCGCCGACCGCCGGCTCCTTGTAG